A single window of Pseudomonas benzenivorans DNA harbors:
- the tolB gene encoding Tol-Pal system beta propeller repeat protein TolB — MNTLMRIALLGLTLLVGSVQAADPLVITSGTDRATPIAVVPFGWQGGTVLPEDMAEIVGNDLRNSGVFEPIPRQNMISLPTQASEVIYRDWKALGAQYVLVGSMVPTGGRLQVQFGLFNVATEQQVLTGSVGGGVDQLRDMAHHIADLAFEKLTGVKGAFSTRMLYVTAERFAVNNTRYTLQRSDYDGARAVTLLQSREPILSPSFAPDGRRIAYVSFEQKRPRIFVQHIDTGRREQITNFEGLNGAPSWSPDGSRLAFVLSRDGNPEIYVMDMGSRQLRRVTNHYSIDTEPFWGKDGQTLYFTSDRAGKPQIYKTNISTGSVERVTFVGNYNANPKLSADEKTLVMIHRQDGFTVFKVAAMDLARGGAPRILSDTSLDESPTVAPNGTMLIYATRQQGRGVLMLASINGRVRLPLPTAQGEVREPSWSPYLN, encoded by the coding sequence GTGAATACCCTGATGCGTATCGCCCTGTTAGGGCTGACCCTGTTGGTCGGCAGCGTGCAGGCAGCTGATCCACTGGTGATCACCAGTGGTACCGATCGAGCGACCCCGATCGCCGTGGTGCCTTTCGGCTGGCAGGGCGGCACCGTGCTGCCCGAGGACATGGCTGAAATCGTCGGCAACGACCTGCGCAACTCCGGGGTGTTCGAGCCGATTCCACGGCAGAACATGATCAGCCTGCCGACCCAGGCCAGTGAAGTCATCTACCGCGACTGGAAGGCCCTGGGCGCACAATATGTGCTGGTCGGTAGCATGGTGCCCACCGGAGGCCGTCTTCAGGTGCAGTTCGGCCTGTTCAACGTCGCCACCGAGCAGCAGGTGCTGACCGGCAGCGTTGGCGGTGGCGTCGATCAGCTGCGCGACATGGCCCACCATATCGCCGACCTGGCGTTCGAGAAGCTGACCGGGGTCAAGGGCGCGTTCTCCACGCGCATGCTCTATGTCACGGCCGAGCGCTTTGCCGTGAACAATACCCGCTATACGCTGCAGCGCTCCGATTACGATGGCGCCCGCGCGGTGACCCTGCTGCAGTCCCGCGAGCCGATCCTCTCGCCTTCGTTCGCGCCCGATGGTCGTCGCATCGCCTATGTGTCGTTCGAGCAGAAACGCCCGCGCATCTTCGTCCAGCATATCGACACCGGTCGTCGCGAGCAGATCACCAATTTCGAAGGGCTCAATGGTGCGCCGTCCTGGTCGCCGGACGGCAGCCGCCTGGCCTTCGTGTTGTCCCGTGACGGCAACCCGGAGATCTATGTGATGGACATGGGCTCGCGCCAACTGCGCCGGGTGACCAATCACTACTCGATCGATACCGAGCCGTTCTGGGGGAAAGATGGCCAGACCCTCTACTTCACCTCGGACCGCGCCGGCAAACCACAGATTTACAAGACCAACATCAGCACCGGTTCGGTGGAGCGCGTGACCTTCGTCGGCAACTACAATGCCAACCCGAAGCTTTCTGCTGATGAAAAGACCCTGGTGATGATCCATCGCCAGGATGGTTTTACCGTGTTCAAGGTAGCTGCCATGGATCTGGCTCGCGGTGGGGCGCCGCGCATCCTTTCTGATACCAGTTTGGATGAATCTCCCACTGTTGCGCCTAATGGCACCATGCTAATCTACGCCACCCGCCAGCAGGGTCGGGGAGTCTTGATGTTAGCGTCCATCAATGGACGCGTGAGGCTCCCTCTTCCTACCGCTCAAGGCGAAGTTCGAGAGCCTTCCTGGTCCCCCTACCTGAACTGA